A genome region from Nicotiana tabacum cultivar K326 chromosome 13, ASM71507v2, whole genome shotgun sequence includes the following:
- the LOC107771544 gene encoding threonine synthase, chloroplastic-like, translating into MASYSSHSSILSPPHHPTKFLPFKVTCTTTTTSNEQTTLPQTTKKSALKFSAKYVPFNSISTNTPTDESYCLDEIIYRSNSGGLLDVQHDLEALKQYDGKYWKSLFDSRVGKTTWPYGSGVWSKKELVLPEIDDDDIVSAFEGNSNLFWAERFGKKYLGMSDLWVKHCGISHTGSFKDLGMTVLVSQVNRLRKLKRPLVGVGCASTGDTSAALSAYCAAADIPSIVFLPANKISMAQLVQPIANGAFVISIDTDFDGCMKLIREVTSELPIYLANSLNSLRLEGQKTAAIEILQQFDWEVPDWVIIPGGNLGNIYAFYKGFKMCQEMGLVDRIPRLVCAQAANANPLYMYYKSGWTNFQPVKANTTYASAIQIGDPVSIDRAVYALKNSNGIVEEATEEELMDATALADSTGMFICPHTGVALTALMKLRNSGVIAPTDRTVVVSTAHGLKFTQSKIEYHSKEITDMASRFANPPVEVKADFGLVMDVLNNYLKSKS; encoded by the coding sequence ATGGCTTCTTATTCTTCACATTCTTCAATTCTCTCCCCACCCCACCACCCCACAAAGTTCCTTCCTTTTAAAGTAACTtgtaccaccaccaccactagcAACGAACAAACAACTCTGCCACAAACAACCAAGAAATCTGCTCTAAAATTTTCAGCAAAGTATGTACCTTTCAACTCTATCTCCACCAATACCCCTACTGATGAATCCTACTGTCTTGATGAAATAATATACAGAAGTAATTCAGGGGGTTTACTTGATGTGCAACATGACTTAGAGGCCTTGAAACAATATGATGGTAAATATTGGAAGTCCTTGTTTGACTCTAGAGTTGGGAAAACAACTTGGCCTTATGGCTCTGGAGTTTGGTCCAAGAAAGAATTGGTTTTgcctgaaattgatgatgatgatattgtaAGTGCTTTTGAGGGAAATTCCAATCTTTTTTGGGCTGAAAGATTTGGGAAAAAGTACTTAGGCATGAGTGATTTGTGGGTGAAACACTGTGGTATTAGTCATACTGGTAGTTTTAAAGATTTAGGCATGACAGTTTTGGTTAGCCAAGTGAATAGGCTAAGAAAACTGAAACGCCCTTTGGTTGGCGTTGGCTGTGCTTCAACTGGTGACACGTCTGCTGCTTTATCTGCTTATTGTGCTGCTGCAGACATACCATCTATTGTGTTTTTGCCAGCAAATAAGATTTCAATGGCGCAGTTGGTTCAGCCTATAGCCAATGGTGCTTTTGTCATCAGCATTGACACAGATTTTGATGGATGTATGAAACTGATTCGTGAAGTTACTTCAGAGTTGCCTATATATTTGGCTAATTCTTTAAACAGTTTGAGGCTTGAAGGGCAAAAGACTGCAGCAATTGAGATTTTGCAGCAGTTTGATTGGGAAGTGCCTGATTGGGTTATTATTCCTGGTGGGAATTTAGGTAACATTTATGCTTTTTACAAAGGGTTCAAAATGTGTCAAGAAATGGGGTTAGTTGATAGGATTCCAAGGCTGGTTTGTGCTCAAGCTGCAAATGCTAATCCTTTATATATGTATTACAAGTCAGGGTGGACTAATTTTCAGCCAGTTAAGGCAAATACAACATATGCTTCAGCTATACAGATTGGTGACCCTGTTTCTATTGACAGAGCAGTTTATGCACTCAAGAATTCAAATGGTATAGTGGAAGAGGCAACTGAGGAAGAATTAATGGATGCTACTGCACTTGCTGATTCAACTGGGATGTTTATATGTCCACACACAGGGGTTGCTTTAACTGCACTAATGAAGCTTAGGAATAGTGGGGTTATTGCTCCAACTGATAGAACTGTGGTTGTTAGCACAGCTCATGGATTGAAGTTTACTCAGTCCAAGATTGAATATCATTCTAAGGAGATCACAGATATGGCTTCTCGGTTTGCTAATCCACCTGTGGAAGTAAAAGCAGATTTTGGATTAGTCATGGATGTTCTGAACAACTACTTGAAGTCCAAGTCATAG